Proteins encoded by one window of Polaribacter haliotis:
- a CDS encoding polysaccharide deacetylase family protein encodes MNSILENLLKRMISASDQRLVVPFYHKVSDAKQSFEKDLYIPRKVIDFKNDITVLSTFYNPISMQEFIEISKLKEKPKKNYFHITFDDGLSNFYKIVAPILLEKKIPATVFVNSDFVDNKALFYRYKASLLYQVYEKSSKKEKTKFYDFFEEDKAIREKLFAINFNNKEVLDSLANEIKFSFDEYLQTEKPYLSSAQIEELIAMGFTIGAHSKSHPLYSDISFEAQINQTKECVDWLVKKFHLDYKVFSFPFTDLEVSKEFFTTLMNEKVIEASFGTSGIKKDKFDTNFQRLFFEIGNENAENYLLKEYFKYFLKIPFQKNTMPRN; translated from the coding sequence ATGAATTCTATTCTAGAAAACTTATTAAAAAGAATGATATCTGCTTCTGATCAACGATTGGTAGTTCCTTTTTATCATAAAGTTTCTGATGCAAAACAAAGCTTTGAAAAAGATTTATACATACCAAGAAAAGTTATAGATTTTAAAAATGATATTACTGTTTTAAGTACATTTTATAACCCAATTTCTATGCAAGAATTCATAGAGATTTCTAAATTGAAAGAAAAACCAAAGAAAAATTATTTCCATATTACTTTTGATGATGGTTTGTCTAATTTCTATAAAATAGTTGCACCCATTCTATTAGAGAAAAAGATACCAGCTACTGTTTTTGTAAATTCAGATTTTGTAGATAACAAAGCATTATTTTATAGGTATAAAGCGAGTTTATTGTATCAAGTTTACGAGAAATCTTCAAAAAAAGAAAAAACAAAATTTTATGATTTTTTTGAAGAAGATAAGGCAATTAGAGAAAAACTATTTGCTATCAATTTTAATAATAAGGAAGTTTTAGACAGTTTAGCAAACGAAATAAAGTTTTCTTTTGATGAATATTTACAAACTGAAAAACCTTATTTATCATCAGCACAAATAGAAGAATTGATAGCAATGGGTTTTACAATTGGCGCACATTCTAAAAGTCATCCTTTGTATTCAGATATTTCTTTTGAAGCACAAATTAATCAGACAAAAGAATGTGTAGATTGGTTGGTTAAAAAGTTTCATTTAGATTATAAAGTTTTTTCTTTTCCGTTTACAGATTTAGAGGTTTCTAAGGAGTTTTTTACAACTTTAATGAACGAAAAAGTAATAGAAGCAAGTTTTGGAACGTCAGGAATAAAAAAAGATAAGTTCGATACTAATTTCCAAAGATTATTCTTTGAAATTGGAAACGAAAATGCAGAGAACTATTTGTTAAAAGAATATTTTAAATATTTTCTAAAAATACCTTTTCAGAAAAATACAATGCCAAGAAATTAA
- a CDS encoding polysaccharide biosynthesis C-terminal domain-containing protein: MLIKKYIQNFLSRSGGHIFLATFFSRLFSFLASWFAIQFVPNKELGVVLFAYNIILFLIPFAGLGLHQSLIRYGALLKTAEEKNNLFSYVFKKGFLISICIVSVTIVFALLFPFQFNKTGIYLAFLSLVLIPDFIMQIIKIQFRLQHNNKLFSYVDIFHSTILVVFVLLLSFFYQENGYVIAIIIAPLITSLVFFKRLKINLSFKIKPTIINLSFWKYGFYSGLTSVVSNLLLVIDILLIGYLLKDPELVTSYKYIAIIPLSILFLPRMFMATDFVAFTEKISNKKYIFNYTKSYMALFTVVSLFFFSFFYFFAETTLSLIDESLIRYSSSFIILSFGVCGVLIFRGLFGNLLSSIGKIEINYYINSIAIIINIASNYYLIPIYGIKGAAITSAFLMWFTGIFSAIWFLYLYQKNYAN; this comes from the coding sequence ATGCTCATAAAAAAATATATACAAAATTTCTTAAGTAGATCTGGAGGTCATATTTTTTTGGCTACTTTTTTCTCTAGATTATTTTCTTTTTTAGCCTCTTGGTTTGCCATACAATTTGTACCAAATAAAGAATTAGGTGTTGTACTATTTGCCTATAATATTATTCTTTTTTTAATTCCATTTGCTGGGCTTGGCTTACACCAAAGCTTAATTAGGTATGGTGCTCTATTAAAAACAGCAGAAGAAAAAAATAATTTATTTTCTTATGTATTTAAAAAGGGCTTTCTAATATCTATTTGTATTGTAAGTGTAACAATTGTTTTTGCATTATTGTTTCCTTTTCAATTTAATAAAACAGGTATTTATTTAGCTTTCTTGTCTCTTGTTTTAATTCCAGATTTTATAATGCAAATCATTAAAATTCAATTTAGACTGCAACATAATAACAAACTGTTTTCTTATGTAGATATTTTTCATAGCACAATTTTAGTCGTATTTGTATTGCTCTTAAGTTTTTTCTATCAAGAAAATGGTTATGTAATTGCCATAATAATTGCTCCTTTAATTACCTCTTTAGTATTCTTTAAAAGATTAAAAATTAATTTATCCTTTAAAATAAAACCAACCATTATTAATTTATCTTTTTGGAAATACGGCTTTTACTCTGGTTTAACTAGTGTAGTTTCTAATCTTTTATTAGTGATAGATATTTTATTAATAGGTTATTTATTAAAAGATCCTGAGCTAGTAACCTCATATAAATATATCGCTATTATACCATTAAGTATTTTGTTTTTACCCAGAATGTTTATGGCAACTGACTTTGTTGCTTTTACAGAAAAAATTAGCAATAAAAAATATATTTTTAATTACACAAAAAGTTACATGGCACTATTTACAGTAGTTAGTCTTTTCTTTTTTAGCTTTTTTTATTTTTTTGCTGAAACTACTTTAAGCTTAATTGACGAGAGTCTTATTAGATATTCAAGTAGTTTTATAATTTTATCTTTTGGTGTTTGTGGAGTTTTAATTTTTAGAGGTTTATTTGGAAATCTGCTTTCTTCGATAGGGAAAATTGAAATAAATTATTACATAAATAGTATTGCAATTATTATAAATATTGCTAGTAATTATTATTTAATACCTATTTACGGTATTAAAGGAGCTGCAATAACATCTGCATTTTTAATGTGGTTTACAGGTATTTTTTCAGCGATTTGGTTTCTATACTTATATCAGAAAAATTATGCTAACTAA
- the radC gene encoding RadC family protein: MEKLTIKSWALDDRPREKLIAKGKASLSDAELVAILIGSGNKKESAVALSKRILNYVNGNINELAKLSVEKLTEFNGIGEAKAISIITALELGKRRQFENTLEKPKIGSSKDVANVMQLVIGDLEHEEFWVLFLNNSNKVMAKSQISKGGLTATIVDVRLLFKRALELASVAIIVCHNHPSGKLQPSNADKQLTQKIKDAGTTLDIKLLDHLIITQKDYFSFADEGVL; the protein is encoded by the coding sequence ATGGAAAAATTAACTATAAAATCTTGGGCTTTAGATGATAGGCCTAGAGAAAAGTTAATTGCCAAAGGAAAAGCCTCTTTATCGGATGCAGAATTAGTTGCCATTTTAATTGGTTCTGGAAATAAGAAAGAAAGTGCAGTAGCTTTATCTAAAAGAATCTTAAATTATGTTAATGGCAACATAAATGAACTTGCGAAACTTTCCGTCGAAAAATTAACCGAATTCAATGGAATAGGAGAGGCGAAAGCAATTTCGATTATTACAGCTTTAGAATTAGGAAAAAGAAGACAGTTCGAAAACACTCTAGAAAAGCCGAAAATTGGTAGCAGTAAAGATGTAGCCAATGTTATGCAACTTGTAATTGGCGATTTAGAGCATGAAGAATTTTGGGTTTTATTTTTAAATAATTCCAACAAAGTAATGGCAAAATCGCAGATTAGCAAAGGTGGTTTAACAGCCACAATTGTAGATGTTCGTTTGCTATTTAAACGTGCATTGGAGTTGGCTTCAGTTGCAATTATTGTGTGTCATAACCATCCTTCAGGAAAATTACAACCCAGTAATGCAGACAAACAATTAACTCAAAAAATAAAAGATGCAGGCACAACTTTAGATATTAAATTGTTAGATCATTTAATTATTACCCAAAAAGATTATTTTAGCTTTGCAGATGAAGGAGTTCTTTAG
- a CDS encoding TrkH family potassium uptake protein: MGALNTKIIYRFLGITAILNGLFMFLAVPFSMHYNEPEKWGILNAGIITVFIGILFYFLNKPTNTNIQKKEGYLIVTLGWLTLSFTGMLPYILSGSIPSITDAFFETISGYSTTGSSILTDIDNMPKGILFWRSATHWIGGMGIIVLTIAILPLLGIGGMQLFMAEAPGPSADKLHPRITDTAKRLYLIYVILTLTEFFLLKFAGMTWFDAINHAMATMSTGGFSTKSDSVAFYNGNPLIQYIIIAFMFIAGTNFVLTYFALKGKIQRVFQSEEFKYYLFGVLGVSAIISIIIIFFQDPNLESVLAHPQVLGETESAIRHSLFMVTSVVTTTGFVTADFTMWNFFATGIFFALFFTGGSAGSTSGGIKVVRHIIMLKNSFLEFKKALHPNAIIPVRYDDKTVSQTIVFNILSFFIIYMLIFIISSVVLTLLGLDFMSALGAAASSLGNIGPAIGSVSPIDNFAHLSNAAKWFCSFLMLIGRLELFTVLILFTPFFWRKN, encoded by the coding sequence ATGGGAGCTTTAAACACAAAAATAATTTATCGTTTTTTAGGTATTACTGCCATTCTAAATGGACTGTTTATGTTTTTGGCTGTACCTTTTAGCATGCATTATAACGAACCTGAAAAATGGGGCATTTTAAATGCTGGTATTATAACCGTTTTTATAGGAATTCTTTTCTATTTTTTAAATAAACCTACCAATACAAATATTCAAAAAAAAGAAGGATATTTAATTGTTACTTTAGGATGGCTAACCCTATCTTTTACAGGAATGTTACCTTATATATTATCTGGATCTATACCAAGTATTACAGATGCTTTTTTCGAAACAATTTCTGGATATTCTACAACAGGTTCGTCTATATTAACAGATATAGACAATATGCCAAAAGGAATTTTATTTTGGCGAAGTGCAACACATTGGATTGGTGGAATGGGAATTATAGTTTTAACAATTGCAATTTTACCTTTATTAGGAATTGGAGGAATGCAATTGTTTATGGCAGAAGCCCCAGGACCATCTGCAGACAAATTACACCCAAGAATTACAGATACTGCAAAAAGACTATATTTAATTTACGTTATACTTACGTTAACCGAATTCTTTCTATTAAAATTTGCTGGTATGACTTGGTTTGATGCCATAAACCATGCAATGGCAACTATGAGTACTGGAGGTTTTTCTACAAAGTCGGATAGTGTTGCATTTTACAATGGAAATCCATTAATACAATACATTATAATTGCATTTATGTTTATTGCAGGAACCAATTTTGTTTTGACATATTTTGCTTTGAAGGGAAAAATTCAACGTGTTTTTCAAAGTGAAGAATTTAAATATTATTTATTTGGTGTTTTAGGAGTAAGTGCAATTATTTCAATCATAATTATCTTTTTTCAGGACCCAAATTTAGAAAGTGTTTTAGCTCATCCACAAGTTTTAGGAGAAACAGAAAGTGCGATTAGACATTCGTTATTTATGGTAACCTCAGTAGTTACAACTACAGGTTTTGTAACTGCCGATTTTACCATGTGGAACTTTTTTGCAACTGGAATTTTCTTTGCGCTATTTTTTACTGGAGGTTCTGCAGGTTCTACAAGTGGTGGGATTAAAGTTGTTAGACATATTATAATGCTGAAAAATAGCTTTTTAGAATTCAAAAAAGCATTACATCCAAATGCAATTATTCCTGTAAGATATGATGATAAAACTGTAAGTCAGACTATTGTATTTAACATACTATCGTTCTTTATAATATATATGTTAATATTTATTATATCTTCTGTAGTACTTACTTTATTAGGTTTAGATTTTATGTCTGCTTTAGGAGCTGCAGCTTCTTCTTTAGGTAATATTGGACCTGCAATTGGCTCTGTAAGTCCTATAGATAATTTTGCACATTTATCGAATGCTGCAAAATGGTTTTGTTCTTTTTTAATGCTAATTGGTCGTTTAGAATTATTTACAGTTTTAATTTTATTTACACCATTCTTTTGGCGTAAGAATTAA
- a CDS encoding glycosyltransferase family 4 protein: MTQKLHILFLCGWFPSRVSPTNGDFIERHAKAVATKHFVTLLHIITDKNATENIEIVSKKESNLTTHIAYLKKADNKLHKISLFIKAFFALLKKIDIIDVVHLNEIFPFGMFSIYLKWFQKKPYIISEHWTGYHQPQAENISFFQKLISKKITKNAAFVCPVSDNLKTSMQKIGLKGEYKKVPNVVDTDLFKPLKKETELFSIIHISNLMDVHKNISGMLYVAKELENKIGAFTWQFIGGTSKNYLQLINKLNFSSAKIEFINHIPQKKLVNHLQSSNVFTLFSNYENLPCVILESFSCGVPVISTNVGGIKEYFPKDFGELIEQNNSEKLLESLLYYYNNPEIDKNIMHNYAVEKFSKKVIANQFSELYFKALNNF; the protein is encoded by the coding sequence TTGACTCAAAAATTACATATTCTATTTCTCTGTGGCTGGTTTCCATCTAGGGTTTCACCTACAAATGGCGATTTTATTGAACGCCATGCAAAAGCAGTTGCTACAAAACATTTTGTAACGTTACTGCATATTATTACAGATAAAAATGCGACAGAAAATATTGAAATTGTATCAAAAAAGGAATCGAATTTAACAACACACATTGCCTATTTAAAAAAAGCTGATAATAAACTACATAAGATTTCTCTTTTTATAAAAGCTTTTTTTGCGTTATTAAAAAAAATAGATATTATTGATGTTGTTCATTTAAACGAAATTTTTCCTTTTGGAATGTTTAGCATATATTTAAAATGGTTTCAGAAAAAACCGTATATAATTTCTGAACATTGGACAGGTTATCACCAACCTCAAGCCGAAAATATTTCTTTTTTTCAAAAGTTAATTTCAAAAAAAATTACTAAAAATGCTGCTTTTGTTTGTCCTGTAAGTGACAACTTAAAAACATCCATGCAAAAAATTGGTTTAAAAGGAGAATATAAAAAAGTTCCTAATGTTGTAGATACAGATCTTTTTAAACCTCTGAAGAAAGAAACAGAACTATTTTCAATTATACATATTTCCAATTTAATGGATGTTCATAAAAACATATCAGGAATGTTATATGTTGCCAAAGAATTAGAAAACAAAATCGGTGCCTTTACTTGGCAATTTATTGGTGGAACTTCTAAAAATTATTTACAACTAATAAATAAATTAAATTTTTCTTCTGCCAAAATTGAATTTATAAATCATATCCCTCAAAAAAAATTAGTAAATCATTTACAAAGCTCTAATGTTTTTACACTTTTTAGTAATTATGAAAATTTACCTTGTGTAATTTTAGAATCTTTTTCTTGTGGCGTTCCAGTAATATCAACCAATGTTGGTGGAATTAAAGAGTATTTTCCTAAAGATTTTGGTGAATTAATTGAACAAAATAATAGCGAAAAGTTGTTAGAAAGCTTGTTGTATTATTACAATAATCCAGAAATTGATAAAAATATAATGCACAATTATGCTGTAGAAAAATTTAGTAAAAAAGTAATTGCGAATCAATTTTCTGAATTATATTTTAAAGCTTTAAATAATTTTTAA
- the trkA gene encoding Trk system potassium transporter TrkA yields MKIIIAGAGDVGFHLAKLLSYESQDTYIIDFDAEKLNYLNNHLDVITKRGDATSIKLLKEIGVESADLLIAVTESQNTNFTISVIGKSLGAKKTIARIDNPEFLDNCEVDFSKFGVDFMISPQELAANEIKMLLNQSSFNDTVAFESGVFNVMGTSLTYKSPLVDLSVKEAKQKFSNIDFITIAIKRENVSQTIIPRGDTKYQLNDQVYFSVPNYSMKDLYPIIGKKQFNIKNVIILGGSSIGEKTARNLCKDNFSVKLIEKNREKAEILAEDLSNALVINGDGRDLELLEEENIRETDAFIAVTGNSETNIMSCLVAKSKGVKKTIALVENMDYIDISQTIGIESLINKKLIAASNILRHIRKGEILALANLHNIDAEVFEFEVRPNAKVTQKPIKDLNFPREAVFGGIIRDGKPLMSFGTMQIQNGDKVIVFCLPEAISTVEGLFK; encoded by the coding sequence ATGAAGATTATTATAGCAGGTGCTGGAGATGTTGGTTTTCACTTAGCAAAACTACTTTCTTACGAATCTCAAGACACTTACATTATAGATTTTGACGCTGAAAAGTTAAATTACCTTAATAATCATTTAGATGTGATTACTAAAAGAGGTGATGCCACATCCATAAAATTATTGAAAGAAATTGGGGTGGAATCTGCAGATTTATTAATCGCGGTTACCGAAAGTCAGAATACAAATTTTACAATTTCTGTAATTGGAAAGTCTTTAGGTGCTAAAAAAACGATTGCTAGAATAGATAATCCCGAATTTTTAGATAATTGCGAAGTCGATTTTTCTAAATTTGGTGTCGATTTTATGATTTCCCCACAAGAACTGGCAGCTAACGAAATTAAAATGCTCTTAAACCAGTCTTCTTTTAACGATACTGTAGCATTTGAAAGTGGGGTTTTTAATGTTATGGGTACCTCTTTAACCTACAAATCGCCTTTGGTAGATTTATCTGTAAAAGAGGCAAAGCAAAAATTTAGTAATATCGATTTTATTACGATAGCTATTAAAAGAGAGAATGTTTCGCAAACTATTATTCCTAGAGGAGACACTAAATATCAATTAAACGATCAAGTATATTTTTCTGTACCAAATTATAGTATGAAGGATTTGTATCCAATTATTGGAAAAAAACAATTCAACATAAAAAATGTAATTATTTTAGGGGGAAGTAGTATTGGAGAAAAAACCGCTAGAAATTTATGTAAAGATAATTTTAGCGTAAAATTGATTGAAAAAAATAGAGAAAAAGCAGAAATTTTAGCAGAAGACTTAAGCAATGCTTTAGTAATTAATGGAGATGGAAGAGATTTAGAATTATTGGAAGAAGAAAACATTAGAGAAACAGATGCTTTTATTGCAGTTACAGGAAATTCTGAAACAAATATTATGTCTTGTCTCGTTGCAAAATCTAAAGGCGTAAAAAAGACGATTGCGTTGGTAGAAAATATGGATTATATCGATATTTCCCAGACAATTGGAATTGAGTCTCTAATCAACAAAAAATTAATTGCTGCAAGTAATATTCTTAGACATATTCGTAAAGGTGAAATTTTAGCATTGGCAAACTTACACAACATAGATGCAGAAGTTTTTGAGTTTGAAGTAAGACCAAATGCAAAAGTAACTCAAAAGCCAATTAAAGATTTAAACTTTCCAAGAGAAGCTGTTTTTGGAGGAATTATTAGAGATGGAAAGCCGTTAATGTCTTTTGGTACAATGCAAATACAAAATGGAGATAAAGTAATTGTATTTTGTTTACCAGAAGCTATTAGTACTGTAGAAGGACTATTCAAATAA
- a CDS encoding YjjG family noncanonical pyrimidine nucleotidase: MKIEHVFFDLDHTLWDFDKNSDLTFQKVFEINKIQINISDFLEVYLPLNLKYWKLYREEKVSKSDLRYGRLKNTFDAINYDVSDDVIDKIAIEYINYLADFNHLFVGTFELLDYLKEKYQLHIITNGFEEIQSKKMINSKIYHYFDKIITSDSVGVKKPNPKVFKYALEYANADIEKSIMIGDNLEADVQGALNIGLKAIHCNFNNSKNINSNIPTVTSLLELKQYL, encoded by the coding sequence ATGAAAATTGAACATGTATTCTTTGACTTAGATCATACCTTATGGGATTTCGATAAAAATTCCGATTTAACTTTTCAAAAAGTATTCGAGATAAACAAAATTCAAATAAATATTTCTGATTTCTTAGAAGTTTATTTGCCTTTAAATTTAAAATATTGGAAATTATATAGAGAAGAAAAAGTATCTAAAAGTGATTTGAGATATGGTAGATTAAAAAATACGTTTGATGCTATTAATTACGATGTTTCTGACGATGTAATTGACAAAATAGCTATAGAATATATCAATTATTTAGCCGATTTTAATCATTTATTTGTTGGTACTTTCGAACTTTTAGATTATTTAAAAGAGAAATATCAATTGCATATTATTACAAATGGATTTGAGGAAATTCAAAGTAAAAAAATGATCAATTCTAAAATATACCATTATTTCGATAAAATTATTACATCCGATTCTGTGGGTGTAAAAAAGCCAAATCCAAAAGTCTTTAAATATGCTTTGGAGTATGCAAATGCAGACATCGAAAAATCTATAATGATTGGCGATAATTTAGAAGCAGATGTACAAGGAGCTTTAAATATTGGTTTAAAAGCAATACATTGTAATTTTAATAATTCTAAGAATATAAATAGTAATATACCAACAGTTACTTCACTTTTAGAATTAAAACAATATCTTTAA
- a CDS encoding polysaccharide deacetylase family protein: MILVYTHTITPRIRYIFKHILTRTLLIPVGFTSKVEEFVAHNGPKISYTKTPLGNEFFIKSNDLMFEQGVNDLDINMQKWEEVPCFFVAGGKSAIPFDIFAASFYLITRYEEYLPHVKDVHGRYTAEQSLAYKNGFLEKPIVDIWAYKLLKILKDKFPEYEYKRRSYKYVSTIDIDNAYAYKYKSLIRTFGGLFNDIFKFRLLNVWNRLAVVFRLKKDPYDTFSEILKIKKQYNARTVFFCTVGDYNTFDTNVSASKSKYRLQIKELVDYARVGLHPSYFTMQNLTILKKEKERLESITNMPVLRSRQHYLRFNLPDTYQQLIDLEIEEDYSMGYASNVGFRAGTCTPFYFYDLDFEIQTPLKIFPFALMDTTLNDYLKITPKQSLGKIRDLRNEIRAVDGMFITLFHNETLSDYLRWKGWKRLYESMIKIATN, translated from the coding sequence ATGATATTAGTTTATACACATACAATTACACCTAGAATTCGTTATATTTTTAAGCATATTCTAACTCGAACTCTTTTAATTCCTGTTGGTTTTACTTCGAAAGTTGAAGAGTTTGTTGCGCATAATGGACCTAAGATTTCTTATACAAAAACACCACTTGGAAATGAGTTTTTTATAAAAAGTAACGATTTAATGTTCGAACAAGGTGTAAATGATTTAGATATAAATATGCAAAAATGGGAAGAAGTTCCTTGTTTTTTTGTAGCTGGTGGAAAATCGGCAATTCCTTTCGATATTTTTGCAGCAAGTTTTTATTTAATTACCAGATACGAAGAATATTTACCACACGTAAAAGACGTTCATGGAAGATATACTGCAGAACAAAGTTTGGCTTATAAAAACGGATTTTTAGAAAAACCCATTGTAGATATTTGGGCGTATAAATTATTAAAAATTTTAAAAGATAAATTTCCAGAATACGAATATAAAAGAAGAAGTTATAAATACGTTTCTACAATAGATATCGATAATGCATATGCTTATAAATACAAAAGTTTAATAAGAACTTTTGGTGGTTTGTTTAACGATATTTTTAAGTTTAGATTGTTAAATGTTTGGAACCGTTTGGCAGTAGTATTTCGATTGAAAAAGGATCCATATGATACTTTTTCAGAAATTTTAAAAATTAAAAAGCAGTACAATGCAAGAACTGTTTTCTTTTGTACAGTTGGCGATTATAATACATTCGATACCAATGTTTCTGCTTCAAAAAGTAAATACAGATTACAAATTAAAGAATTGGTAGATTATGCAAGAGTTGGCTTACATCCTTCTTATTTTACAATGCAAAATCTTACAATTTTAAAGAAAGAAAAAGAACGATTAGAGAGTATTACCAATATGCCAGTTTTAAGATCTAGGCAGCATTATTTACGTTTTAACTTGCCAGATACTTACCAGCAATTAATAGATTTAGAAATAGAGGAAGACTATTCTATGGGTTATGCAAGTAATGTTGGTTTTAGAGCAGGTACCTGTACACCTTTTTATTTTTATGATTTAGATTTCGAAATTCAAACTCCGTTAAAAATTTTTCCATTTGCTTTAATGGATACAACTTTAAACGATTATCTAAAAATAACACCAAAACAATCTTTAGGTAAAATTAGAGATTTAAGAAACGAAATAAGAGCTGTAGATGGCATGTTTATAACACTTTTTCATAACGAAACTTTAAGTGACTATTTACGTTGGAAAGGTTGGAAAAGGCTTTATGAATCTATGATTAAAATAGCGACAAACTAA